In Opitutaceae bacterium TAV5, one genomic interval encodes:
- a CDS encoding spermidine/putrescine ABC transporter permease — MIVSRTQKAGFSLYAGLILLLFYFPLFCIIVASLSKKRYFAFPYPVDDLTLKWYDAAIHSPQVAEFVGISLKIAGLTTVCSLAIGFFAALAYARYVWRGRKTFQRLVLLPLFFPQSVLGLALLMWFNFLDITPSWWTAVISHTVWIAPITTLIMSIQAYGLDDSLEEAARDMGATRGQILRLITLPLLAPGMVSAACFAILLSWGNFALSLYTTGPDSALPEWLYARMTSGYQPIVPAVGAISVAVAIALVVLLFALIRWTTRKNRQAAAAH, encoded by the coding sequence ATGATCGTCTCCCGCACACAAAAAGCCGGCTTCAGCCTCTACGCGGGCCTCATCCTGCTCCTCTTTTATTTTCCCCTCTTCTGCATCATCGTCGCCTCGCTCTCGAAAAAGCGTTACTTCGCTTTCCCGTATCCGGTCGATGATCTCACGCTCAAATGGTATGATGCCGCCATCCATTCCCCGCAGGTCGCGGAGTTCGTCGGCATCAGCCTGAAAATCGCCGGTCTCACCACCGTCTGTTCGCTCGCCATCGGATTTTTCGCCGCCCTCGCCTACGCCCGTTACGTCTGGCGCGGACGCAAGACGTTCCAGCGCCTCGTCCTTCTGCCGCTGTTCTTCCCGCAATCCGTGCTCGGGCTCGCGCTTCTCATGTGGTTCAACTTTCTCGACATCACCCCGTCGTGGTGGACCGCCGTCATCTCGCACACCGTCTGGATCGCGCCGATCACCACACTCATCATGTCGATCCAGGCCTACGGGCTCGACGACTCGCTCGAGGAGGCCGCCCGCGACATGGGCGCCACCCGCGGCCAGATCCTGCGCCTGATCACGCTGCCGCTCCTCGCGCCCGGCATGGTCTCCGCCGCCTGCTTCGCGATCCTGCTTTCGTGGGGCAACTTCGCCCTCTCGCTCTACACGACCGGCCCGGACAGCGCCCTGCCCGAATGGCTCTACGCCCGCATGACCAGCGGCTACCAGCCCATCGTCCCGGCCGTCGGCGCGATCTCCGTCGCCGTTGCCATCGCGCTCGTCGTCCTGCTCTTCGCGCTCATCCGCTGGACCACCCGCAAAAACCGCCAGGCCGCCGCCGCCCACTGA